One stretch of Microcebus murinus isolate Inina chromosome 12, M.murinus_Inina_mat1.0, whole genome shotgun sequence DNA includes these proteins:
- the PGAP4 gene encoding GPI-N-acetylgalactosamine transferase PGAP4 yields MSTSTSPAAMLLRRLRRLSWGSTAVQLFILTVVTFGLLAPLACHRLLHSYFYLRHWHLNQMSQEFLQQSLKEGEAALHYFEELPSANGSVPIVWQATPRPWLVITIITVDRQPGFHYVLQVVSQFHRLLQQCGPQCEGHQLFLCNVERSVSHFDAKLLSKYVPVANRYEGTEDDYGDDPSTNSFEKEKQDYVYCLESSLQTYNPDYVLMVEDDALPEEQIFPVLEHLLRARFSEPHLRDALYLKLYHPERLQHYINPEPMRILEWVGVGMLLGPLLTWIYMRFASRPGFSWPVMLFFSLYSMGLVELVGRHYFLELRRLSPSLYSVVPASECCTPAMLFPAPAARRTLTYLSQVYCHKGFGKDMALYSLLRAKGERAYVVEPNLVKHIGLFSSLRYNFHPSLL; encoded by the coding sequence ATGAGCACTTCGACCTCTCCAGCCGCCATGCTTCTCCGGAGGCTGAGACGGCTCTCCTGGGGCAGCACTGCCGTCCAACTCTTCATCCTAACGGTGGTGACGTTTGGTCTGCTGGCCCCCTTGGCCTGTCACCGGCTTCTGCACTCTTACTTCTATCTGCGCCACTGGCATCTGAACCAAATGAGCCAAGAGTTTCTGCAGCAAAGCTTGAAAGAGGGTGAGGCTGCGCTCCACTACTTTGAGGAGCTGCCCTCTGCCAATGGCTCAGTGCCCATTGTCTGGCAGGCCACGCCCCGGCCCTGGCTGGTGATCACCATCATCACTGTGGACAGGCAACCTGGCTTCCACTATGTCCTGCAGGTGGTGTCCCAGTTCCACCGGCTTCTTCAGCAGTGTGGCCCCCAGTGCGAGGGGCACCAACTCTTCCTGTGCAACGTGGAGCGGAGTGTGAGCCATTTCGATGCCAAGCTGCTCTCCAAGTATGTCCCCGTGGCCAACCGCTACGAGGGCACTGAGGATGATTACGGCGATGACCCTTCGACCAACTCGTTTGAGAAAGAGAAGCAGGACTATGTCTATTGCCTGGAGTCATCCCTGCAGACCTACAACCCAGACTATGTCCTGATGGTGGAAGATGACGCTCTCCCGGAAGAGCAGATCTTCCCAGTCTTGGAGCACCTTCTGCGGGCTCGCTTCTCTGAGCCACACCTCAGAGATGCCCTTTATCTGAAGCTCTATCACCCCGAGAGGCTCCAGCACTACATCAACCCAGAGCCCATGCGGATCCTGGAGTGGGTTGGTGTGGGCATGTTGCTGGGGCCCTTACTAACCTGGATATATATGAGGTTTGCAAGCCGCCCCGGCTTTAGCTGGCCTGTCATGCTCTTTTTCTCCCTGTACAGCATGGGTCTGGTGGAGCTGGTGGGCCGGCACTATTTCCTGGAACTGCGGCGGCTGAGTCCTTCCCTGTACAGTGTGGTCCCTGCCTCTGAGTGTTGCACCCCTGCCATGCTCTTCCCTGCCCCCGCGGCCCGCCGGACCCTCACCTACCTGTCCCAGGTGTACTGCCACAAAGGCTTTGGCAAGGACATGGCGCTGTACTCGCTGCTGAGGGCCAAGGGAGAGCGGGCCTACGTGGTAGAGCCCAACCTCGTGAAACACATTGGGCTCTTCTCCAGCCTCCGGTACAACTTTCATCCCAGTTTACTTTAA